The DNA window TTGTTGCGAGACATGAGGGTGGCCACCCTGTGTTGGACCATGGCTCTGCGTCTCCAGCTCGCGCCCCCGGCGTTGCGTACGCTCGCCCGGTGTCCCAATCCCATTCGTCAGCAGCTTCAAGGTGAGTTGGCCGCGCTGGCCGCGGGACTCCCCCTCGAGGGCCCCCTGGCGCCCGAGCAGGTGGGCCTGGTGGTGCTCGGCTCGGGCTTCCGCGTCCATTACCTCCTGGAGGAGGAGCACCGTCTGCTCCGACTCACGGACGTCATGGCGCCATCGTCTCACTGAGTCGACGCCGCCGCGCTCGAGCCCCGAGCCGGGTCCTGAAGCACCGTGCCCATCCCGCTGGCTGACTTCCTGCTCCAGAACCGCGACGCCATCCTGGATGCGTGGGAAGAGCAGGTCCGCGCGCTCCCCGCCGCCAGGAACCTCGACCGGCTGGCCCTGCGCGATGGACTGCCCCGACTCCTCGACGGCATCGCGACGCTCATGCGCACGCCCCACGCGGAGCTCGCCGCGGGCCTGAGCGCCATCAGCGACCACCATGCACTGGAGCGTCTGGGCGAGGGCTTCGATTTGCGGCAGGTCGTCGCCGAGTACCGCCTGCTGCGCTCCTGCGTCCTGCGCCTCTGGTCCTCCCGAGGCCACGCCACGGCCCGGCCCGACGAAGAGCGCATCTTCCACGAGGCCATGGACGAAGCGGTCTCCGCCTCCGTGAGTCGCTACGCCCGCGCGCGAGAGCGCACCCTCCAGGCCCTCGACCGCATCAGCACGGCCGCGCTCGGCAGCCCCGATGTGGCCGGCTTCCTTCCTCGATTGCTGCAGGTCCTCCGAGACACTGTCTCCTCTGTGGACGTGGCCGCCGTCCTGCTCCGCGACGGCGAGGACCACCTGCGCGTCGAGTGCTGCGTCGGCGAGGGCGTGGACCTGGGCGGACGGGTCCACGTGGGCCAGGGCTTCGCCGGCTCCATCGCCGCCTCACGCGAGCCCGTCTGGGTCCGAGATGCGCGCGGCGACGCGCGAGCCCACTCCGCCGTCGTGCGCACCTCCGACGTGAGGGCCCTCTACGGCGTCCCCCTGGTCCTCCATGACGAGCTCATCGGCGTCGCCCTCATGGGCAGCCGGGGCAGCGGCGAGTACACCGAAGAAGACCTCCTCCTGTTCCGCGCCATCGCCGCCCGCGCCACCGCGCTCCTCGCGCAAGCCCAGGCCCACGAGCGAGAGCGTCAGGCCCGCGAGGACGCGGAGTCCTCCCTCGCGAGGCTGCGCGAGAGCGAGGCCCGCCTGCGCCGCTGGGAAGAGCTCTTCCTCCGCCTGGGCGTGGGCGTCGTCATCGTGTCCGGTGGCCCGGACCCGCGCATCCTCGACGCCAACCCCGCGTTCGCGAACATGCACGGCGTCACCCCTCAAGAGCTCCGCGGCGCCCCCTTCGCCTCGACGCTCGCGCCCGAGGCCCGCGACCAGCTCCCGCTGCACGTCGCCGAGGCCCAGGCCCACCCGTCACACGAGTTCGAGTCCGTCCACGTCCGCGCCGATGGCAGCCGCTTCCCCGTCTTCGTCCACGTCACCGCCTTGCGCGGCGAGGCAGGGCAGGTGGTCCGCTTCGTCGGCACCGTCGTGGACATCACCCATCGGCGCGCGATGGAGGAGGACCGGCAGCGCCTCCACAGGGCCATCGAAGCGGAGCGCACCCAACTGGCCGCCGTGCTCGAGCAGCTCCCCGCCGGGGTCATCATCGCGGAGGCCCCCAGCGGCAGATGGCTCCTCGCCAACCATCGCGTCTCCACGCTCACCGGGCGCCCCAACGAGCCGGGCTCCCGCGTGGACACCTTCACCCACGCCTATGAAGCCCGCCACCCCGACAGCCAACCCTATGCCCCCGAGTCCTGGCCGCTCGCGCGCACCCTTCGCACCGGTGAGGTGGTGCAGGGCGAAGAGGTGATGTTGAAACACGAGGACGGGCACACGCTGACGCTCCTCATCTCCAGCGCGCCCCTGCGAGACCCGGAGGGTCACCTCATCGCGGCCGTGGCCACGCTCGTGGACGTCACCGAGCAGCGGCGCGCCCAGCAGGCCGCGCTCCAGACGGCCCGCTTCGGCGAGCGGCTCATCGCCATCGTCAGCCATGATTTGCGCAACCCCCTCAATGCCATCCACCTCTCCACCACCCAGCTCCTGCACAGCGAGGCGCTCGCGGAGCGGGAGCGACGGCTCGTCACCCGCATCGCCCGCTCCAGCGCACGCATGACGCGAATGATTCTGGAGCTCCTCGACTTCACGCGCGGACGGCTGGGCGGAGGCATTCCCATCCACCGCGCCCCTGGCGACCTGCGCACCGTGGTGCGCCAGGCGGTGGAGGAGCTGGAGGCCGCGTGGCCCGAGCGCACCCTGCGCGTGGTGGTGAGCCCCGGCCACTACGAGGGCGTCTGGGACTCCGAGCGCCTGTTCCAGGTGGTGAGCAACCTGGGCGGCAACGCGCTCCAGTACAGCGCGCCGGAAGTCCCCGTCACCCTCATGCTGTCGGACCACGGAGACACCCTGGTGCTCGATGTCCACAACACCGGCGAGCCCATCGCGCCCGAAGTCCTTCCCCGCCTGTTCGACCCGTTCCGTCGTGGGGCCGGCGCCAGTGCGGACAGCGGCAACAGCGGGGGGCTGGGCCTGGGCCTCTACATCGTCGAACAAATCGTGAAGGGCCACGGGGGCCGCATCGAGGTGACGTCCTCGGCGGCGGACGGAACCCAGTTCCGGGTGACACTTCCGCGCGAGCCGACCTGGGCCTGAGGCCCGGGGCTCAGCGCGCCGCGCTCACCACGCGGGCCAACGTCGCTCGCAGCTCTCCCAGGTCCACCGGCTTGGGCACCGTGGCGCGCACGCCCTCCGGCAGCGGCTGGCTGTTGCCCGCGCCAGACACCACCACCACGGGCAGGGCGCGAAGCTGGTCATCCTCGCGGACGTGGCGCATCAGCTCCCACCCGCTCATCACCGGCATCATCAAGTCCAGCACCACCGCGTCCGGCCGAGGCAGCCGGCGCAGCCGCTCCCAGGCGGACTGTCCGTTGCCCGCCGTCTCCACGGCGAAGCCCTCCATCGTCAGGAACTCCTCCAGGAGCTCCCGGCTGTCATCATGGTCCTCCACCAGGAGGACAAGGCTTGGCGTGCACATGGAGACTCAGCCTCGTACCGAAGTCGTACGGCTGCCAGCCGCGCCGCGTCGAGACGTCCACCCAGCGACGCTCCAGGTGTTGAGGAGTGGACGCTTCGAGAACTCCCTGTGAGCGCTCCTCAGCTCGCGGGGTCCTCTTCCGGCAGGAGTCTGTCCTCCATCACCTCTTCCGGAGACGCCCCCGCCTGGACGCGCAGCGCGGCGTAGCGCAGGCCCGTCACCTCCGCGAGCGCCTCCGGCCGGCCGAACACGAGCCCCGCGCGGCGCGCATACAGCCGCAGCGCGCGCGCCAGCTCCGCGCCGGAGCCGAAGCGCTCCTCCCGCTCCGGCGCCAGCGTGCCGCGCAAGAGCGGCTGGAAGGCCACGGGCACCGAGCGCAGCGCGTCCTCCAGGTCCTCGTGCCCGTACGCCCGAATCCTCCGGCGCAGCTCGCGCGAGGCCGCCATGCCCACCGCCTCCTGCATCGCCGCGTCCAGCGCCGCCTCATGCGTCGGCGCGGCGGACGGCAGCGCGTGCTCGCGGCGGCGGCGGCGCTCGGCCTCGAAGCGGTCCGCGCCCTCGAACAGGTGCCGCCCCGTGAGGAGCTGGAGCAACACCAGCCCCAGGCTGAAC is part of the Myxococcus landrumus genome and encodes:
- a CDS encoding response regulator; its protein translation is MCTPSLVLLVEDHDDSRELLEEFLTMEGFAVETAGNGQSAWERLRRLPRPDAVVLDLMMPVMSGWELMRHVREDDQLRALPVVVVSGAGNSQPLPEGVRATVPKPVDLGELRATLARVVSAAR
- a CDS encoding ATP-binding protein encodes the protein MPIPLADFLLQNRDAILDAWEEQVRALPAARNLDRLALRDGLPRLLDGIATLMRTPHAELAAGLSAISDHHALERLGEGFDLRQVVAEYRLLRSCVLRLWSSRGHATARPDEERIFHEAMDEAVSASVSRYARARERTLQALDRISTAALGSPDVAGFLPRLLQVLRDTVSSVDVAAVLLRDGEDHLRVECCVGEGVDLGGRVHVGQGFAGSIAASREPVWVRDARGDARAHSAVVRTSDVRALYGVPLVLHDELIGVALMGSRGSGEYTEEDLLLFRAIAARATALLAQAQAHERERQAREDAESSLARLRESEARLRRWEELFLRLGVGVVIVSGGPDPRILDANPAFANMHGVTPQELRGAPFASTLAPEARDQLPLHVAEAQAHPSHEFESVHVRADGSRFPVFVHVTALRGEAGQVVRFVGTVVDITHRRAMEEDRQRLHRAIEAERTQLAAVLEQLPAGVIIAEAPSGRWLLANHRVSTLTGRPNEPGSRVDTFTHAYEARHPDSQPYAPESWPLARTLRTGEVVQGEEVMLKHEDGHTLTLLISSAPLRDPEGHLIAAVATLVDVTEQRRAQQAALQTARFGERLIAIVSHDLRNPLNAIHLSTTQLLHSEALAERERRLVTRIARSSARMTRMILELLDFTRGRLGGGIPIHRAPGDLRTVVRQAVEELEAAWPERTLRVVVSPGHYEGVWDSERLFQVVSNLGGNALQYSAPEVPVTLMLSDHGDTLVLDVHNTGEPIAPEVLPRLFDPFRRGAGASADSGNSGGLGLGLYIVEQIVKGHGGRIEVTSSAADGTQFRVTLPREPTWA